ACACGCCCGGCGACCAGCGCCCCGTGCGCCCCCAGCACCCGCCGAAGCCGGTCCCGAAGCCGACCCCGCCACCCCGGCCGAACCCGGCCCCCGAACCCGCCCCGCACACCGTCCCGCACGCCAGGGGGGCCTTGGCGCACACGGGTACGGACCACACCCTCCAGGCCGTCGCGGCGAGCGCGGCCCTGGTCGCCGGGGGAGTGGTGCTGCGCCGGAGGTTCCGTCCCGGTTCGGACGGCTGACCCGCACGGCTACACCGCCTCCGCCACCCCCGTGAGCAGCACCATCCCCGAGTCCCCGTAGTCCGGCAGGGTCGGGTCCACGTCGATGTGGGTCACGTCCAGGTCCCGGGTCAGGGGGGTGAAGACCTCCGTGACGGCCGCCGGGCTCACCGGACAGCCCGGCCAGCGGGAGGCGGGTCCGATGCGGTACGTCGGCATGTTCTCCATGAACGCGGCGACCAGGTAGCCGCCCGGCCGGGCCGTGCGGACGAAGGTGCGGCACAAGTCGGCGAACTCGGCGAAGTCCTCCGTCACGCTCTCGGCGACGAAGTGCATGGAGGCCAGTTCGTATGTGCCCGGCGGCAGCGCCCGGACGTCGGCGTGCACGATGTGCACCGGGGCCAGCGCGCCGGCCAGCGTTGCGGGCAGCTCGGGGTTGAGTTCCCGGCACAGCGCGTGGAACGGGAGCCAGCTCGCGTCAGGACGGTGACAGATTTGGTCCGTGAGGTAGGCGACGTTGCCCGCTCCCGCCTCCACTGCGTCGATCTCACGGCTCGCGGCGGACGCGAGCATCAGCGGGTAGAGGTTGGGACCCGCCCCGAACTCCACCGAGCGGGAGATGCCGCCCGGCGGAAGACGCCGGTAGCCGGCACTGTGGTGGGCGATGACCGCCGCGTCCCAGGGATGTACCTCGCGGTAGTGCTCCGCGAGGTAGTCGGCGACCGGCCAGCTGTCCCAGTCCACGTCGTCGTTGTACGTCGTCATGGCCGGCTAGTCCTTCATCCGCAGCGGGAAGCGCTCGGACAGCCGGGTCAAGGTCCCGTTCAGGCGGCTGATGTCCTCGTCGGAGTTGATCGCGGTGAGCTGCACCCGGAAGCCCACCCGGTCGCGCGGCACCAGGGGGTAGGCCGCCAGCGTGACGTAGATGCCTTCCTGCCACAGGTACGCCGCCACAGCGTCGAGGTCCGCCGGGTTGGCCAGCGGCACCTCCACGATGGGCAGCCGGTCCCTGTTCAGGGTGCTCACCCCCATGGCGTCCAGGTGATCGAGCACCCGCACCGTCTTGCGGTGCAGGTCGGCCCGGATGACATCACCCCGGCGCTCGTTGACGTCCAGTCCCGCCAGCGCCGTCGCCAGGGACGCCGTAGGGGACGGCCCCGAGTAGAGGTAGGGGGCCGCGGCCGTCTTCAGCCGGTTCTTCACCTCCGACGGCAGCGCCAGGAAGGCCAGCAGCGACGAGTACGCCTTGGAGAACCCCGCGGCCAGCACGATCCCGTCGTAGGACTCCCCGGTGTGGCGCACCACGCAGTTGCCGCGCATGCCGTACGGACACGGTTCGTCCGGTCCGCGTTCGCCGATCACGCCGAAGCCATGAGCGTCGTCGACGTACAGCGTCGCCCCCTCGGCGCGGCACACCGCCGCCAGCGCAGGCAGGTCGGGGACGTTGCCGCTCATGCTGTTGACGCCGTCCAGGCACACCAGCCGGGGTGTGCCGCTGGGCACGCGGGCGAGCAGGCCGCGCAGTTCGTCGAGGCGTTCGGCGTGGAAGCGGTGCAGGGTGGCGCCCTGCGCGCGGGCCACCACACAGCCGTCGTAGATGGTGCGGTGCGCGGTCGCCTCCACGAAGACGTGGCCGTCCTCGGCCAGCACGGGTATCACAGACGAGTGCACCAGTGTGAGCGTCGGCAGCAGCAGCGTGTCCGGCGCGCCGAGCAGCGCGGCGAGCCGCTCCTCGATGTCGGGGTAGAGCCGCGGACTGCCCAGCAGCCGTGACCAGCTCGGGTGTGTGCCCCACTCGCGTACCGCGGGATCGACCGCGGCCATGACCTCCGGGTCCCAGTCGAACCCCAGATAGTTGCAGGACGCGAAGTCGATCAGCCACTGGTCGCCGCTGCGGATGTGCCGGCCGCGCACCTCGTCCAGGACTGCGTCACTCATCGGGCTGGTGCGCCGCAGATGCTCAAGGTCCTCCCATCGGGCCTTCCGGCGTCCCTGGGCGGCGGAGTCGATCTGCGGCCGCCGCGTCCGCGGTGGCGCGAACGGACGGGTGCTCGGCTCTCGCAGCACGTGCGCGCTCTGCTCCACGGTCAACGGCCGGGCGAACAGGAATCCCTGCCCGAACCGGCACCCCATGCTCGCCAGCAGATCCCGCTGCGCGGCGTCCTCGATGCCCTCGGCGATGACCTGGAGGCCCAGCGTGTCGGCGATCCGCACGATGCCCTCGACCAGGGCGACCTGCTGGGCGTCGCGCGCGATGTCGTCGATGAACGACTTGTCGATCTTCAGCACGTCGATGGGGAAGTCCCGCAGGTAGCGCAGCGAGGAGAAGCCCGTGCCGAAGTCGTCGACGGCGATGTGCACCCCGAGGTCCTTCAGCGTGGTCAGCACCGTCTGGAGCCGGTCGTCGCGGTGCAGCAGCACCGTCTCCGTCAGCTCCAGCTGCAGCGATCCCGGTTCGAGGCCCGGTGTGCTCACTGCCTCCCCGACCTGCTCGATGAACCCGGCGTCGCGGAACTGGCGGGCGGAGACGTTCACGCTGACGTACGGCGGACGGGCGGGTCCGGGCAGTCGCTGCAGGTTCACGATGTCGCTGACCGCGTTCTCCAGCACCCACGAGCCCAGCGGCGCGATGTGCCCGGTCTCCTCGGCCAGGCCGATGAACTGCTCCGGCATGACGGGCGGCCGCTGCTCGTGCGGCCAGCGGACCAAGGCTTCAAAGCCGACGACCTCGCCCGCCGTGATGTCCACGACGGGCTGGTAGCGCAGCGCGAACGCCTTGTCGGCGACCGCCTGGGCCAGCTGCGACTGCAGATCGTGCCGCTCTACCATGCGGCTGCGCAGCAGCGGCTTGAAGCGGCGCCACTGCCGCTTGCCCGCCGCCTTCGCCGCGTACAGCGCGAGGTCGGCATGGCCCAGCAGCTCCTCCGCGTCCGTGCTGTCGCGCGCGGTGGCCACGCCCACGCTGGCGGACACCGGCACCGACTCGTCGGCCAGGTCGAAGGGCCTGCTCAGCGTCTGGATCACCTGGGCCGCCAGCAGTTCGGCGTCCAGGGGCTGCTTGGCGTCCTCCATGAGCACGGCGAACTCGTCACCACCGAGCCGGGCGGCGGTGTCGGTGCGCCGCAGCGTCCTGGACAGCCGGTTGCCGACCGCGACCAGCAGCTGGTCGCCCGCACGGTGTCCCATCGTGTCGTTGACCAGCTTGAAGTCGTCGAGGTCGATGAAGAGCAGACAGGTCAGGGAGGACTCGCGGCGCCCGCGCAGCAGGGCGCGTTCGATCCGCTCCAGCAGCAGCGTCCGGTTGGGCAGGCCGGTGAGCGAGTCGTGGAAGGCTCGCTGGGTCAGCTCTTGCTCCAGCCGCCGCTGCTCGGTCACGTCCCGCAGGGTCACCACCAGACCGGACACGGTCCGCTCGTCCCGGAAGTCGCTGAACCGGACCTCCACCTCGACCCGTGCCTCCCGGCGCCGCACCCACCAGTGGTCGTGCCCCGCTCCCGGCCCTCGTTCCCGTACGGCGGTCAGCCCTCGCGCCGCCCGCTCCCGGTCCCCCGGGTCCACCAGCTCCGGCAGCGACACGCCCACGAGCTCCTCGGTGCCGAACACGGACCGTGCGGACGGGCTGGCGTACCGGATGGTGTCGTTGTCCTCCAGGATCAGGATCACGTCGGAGGTGTTGCGGACGAGGGTGCGGAAGTACGCCTCGTTCTCCCTCCGGACGACCTCCTGGCGCAGCGCGACGCGCTCCATGGCCAGGCCCGCGTGGGAGGCCAGGATCTCCAGGGAGCCCCACGTCTCGCTGAGCTGCCGCTCGGGGGCGGCGACCAGCAGGGTGCCCGGCACCTTTCCGGTCGGACGGTCCGGCTGCATCATGGGGCACACCAGGACCGACGGCAGGCCGTTCAGCCGGGCGGCGATCGCGGGATCGAGGGCGGCCGGGCTCACCAGCCGGGTGCCGCCGGCGCCCAGATCCGCCGCGTGTTCCGTCGGCAGCAGCATGGTCCGGTGCGGGATGTCCGGGCCCATCAGCCGGCCGACCGCCTCACGGCAGGACTGGTCGACCTCCTCCTGCCGGAAGGCGGAGACCAGCGACGCGGCCGCTCCCCGCAGGGCGAGTTCGCGACTGACCGCGTGGCGATGTGCCACGACCATCCCCGCCAGCCGAAGGATCACCAGGAGGAACAGCACGCCCGAGAAGACCGCGATCACGGCGGCGTCCCGGGTCTGACCGCTCAGTCCCTCCCAGAGCAGGATCCCCGGCGCGATGAGTGTGGCCACGGCGAGCATGACCAGCCGGCGCGGCGGCGGCAGCAGGGACTCCCGCTGGGGCACGGAGGCCGTCAGCTCGACCATGGACGGATGCAGCGCGGCCAGGCCCCAGGCGGTGTAGAAGACGACCCAGCCGAGATCCAGCAGGCTTCCGGTCTCCCACACGTCGTACAACTGCAGGATCCCGTAGGCGATGTCGGTGACCAGAAGGGTCACCGTGCCCGCGACCAGCAGGCGTACCGCGCGATTGGACCCGTTGAGCGGGCTGGAGGTGAGCAGCCGGACCAGCAGGGCCAGCACGAGGATGTCGCCGAGGGGGTAGGCGATGCTGATGGCCCGCT
The Streptomyces tuirus genome window above contains:
- a CDS encoding aminotransferase class I/II-fold pyridoxal phosphate-dependent enzyme, producing MAVYIALVAVVTIVYMTVPAAFTALWAVIGLAGVAAILIGTRIHRPAHPWPWWFLAAGLFTFIAGDTYYNVMEQYFHASNPFPSPADACYLATYPLFATGLWGLVRHRWADRDLPSLLDALIVTAGLALPVWVYLVQPLTVVQGMTWQQRAISIAYPLGDILVLALLVRLLTSSPLNGSNRAVRLLVAGTVTLLVTDIAYGILQLYDVWETGSLLDLGWVVFYTAWGLAALHPSMVELTASVPQRESLLPPPRRLVMLAVATLIAPGILLWEGLSGQTRDAAVIAVFSGVLFLLVILRLAGMVVAHRHAVSRELALRGAAASLVSAFRQEEVDQSCREAVGRLMGPDIPHRTMLLPTEHAADLGAGGTRLVSPAALDPAIAARLNGLPSVLVCPMMQPDRPTGKVPGTLLVAAPERQLSETWGSLEILASHAGLAMERVALRQEVVRRENEAYFRTLVRNTSDVILILEDNDTIRYASPSARSVFGTEELVGVSLPELVDPGDRERAARGLTAVRERGPGAGHDHWWVRRREARVEVEVRFSDFRDERTVSGLVVTLRDVTEQRRLEQELTQRAFHDSLTGLPNRTLLLERIERALLRGRRESSLTCLLFIDLDDFKLVNDTMGHRAGDQLLVAVGNRLSRTLRRTDTAARLGGDEFAVLMEDAKQPLDAELLAAQVIQTLSRPFDLADESVPVSASVGVATARDSTDAEELLGHADLALYAAKAAGKRQWRRFKPLLRSRMVERHDLQSQLAQAVADKAFALRYQPVVDITAGEVVGFEALVRWPHEQRPPVMPEQFIGLAEETGHIAPLGSWVLENAVSDIVNLQRLPGPARPPYVSVNVSARQFRDAGFIEQVGEAVSTPGLEPGSLQLELTETVLLHRDDRLQTVLTTLKDLGVHIAVDDFGTGFSSLRYLRDFPIDVLKIDKSFIDDIARDAQQVALVEGIVRIADTLGLQVIAEGIEDAAQRDLLASMGCRFGQGFLFARPLTVEQSAHVLREPSTRPFAPPRTRRPQIDSAAQGRRKARWEDLEHLRRTSPMSDAVLDEVRGRHIRSGDQWLIDFASCNYLGFDWDPEVMAAVDPAVREWGTHPSWSRLLGSPRLYPDIEERLAALLGAPDTLLLPTLTLVHSSVIPVLAEDGHVFVEATAHRTIYDGCVVARAQGATLHRFHAERLDELRGLLARVPSGTPRLVCLDGVNSMSGNVPDLPALAAVCRAEGATLYVDDAHGFGVIGERGPDEPCPYGMRGNCVVRHTGESYDGIVLAAGFSKAYSSLLAFLALPSEVKNRLKTAAAPYLYSGPSPTASLATALAGLDVNERRGDVIRADLHRKTVRVLDHLDAMGVSTLNRDRLPIVEVPLANPADLDAVAAYLWQEGIYVTLAAYPLVPRDRVGFRVQLTAINSDEDISRLNGTLTRLSERFPLRMKD
- a CDS encoding class I SAM-dependent methyltransferase, whose amino-acid sequence is MTTYNDDVDWDSWPVADYLAEHYREVHPWDAAVIAHHSAGYRRLPPGGISRSVEFGAGPNLYPLMLASAASREIDAVEAGAGNVAYLTDQICHRPDASWLPFHALCRELNPELPATLAGALAPVHIVHADVRALPPGTYELASMHFVAESVTEDFAEFADLCRTFVRTARPGGYLVAAFMENMPTYRIGPASRWPGCPVSPAAVTEVFTPLTRDLDVTHIDVDPTLPDYGDSGMVLLTGVAEAV